A genomic region of Lasioglossum baleicum chromosome 16, iyLasBale1, whole genome shotgun sequence contains the following coding sequences:
- the Smc1 gene encoding structural maintenance of chromosomes 1 — protein sequence MPAFLKHIEVDNFKSYKGKLIIGPLKSFTAVIGPNGSGKSNFMDAISFVMGEKTSSLRVKRFSELIHGASIGMPVARSASVTAVFELEDGSEKSFMRSVQGSSSEHRINNSVVTSQVYLNELEHLGINVKAKNFLVFQGAVESIAMKNPKERTALFEEISNSGALKAEYERLRTEMLKAEEETQFSYQKKKGIAAERKEAKLEKEEAEKYQRLKEEYVEKQVELQLFRLFHNEKNTESLEVLQKKKQHEIEKIEKKKEKAEEVLKEKKKDAGKLGRDLAKIEQDIREVEADITKKRPTFIKAKERVAHMQKKVESARKSLAQARIADEAHKKDINELQEELRQVEEAKAAYEASIAGQSQLQGRDVQLEDEQVKEYNRLKEEAGKQSARYLQLLDSINREQKSDQDRLDNEGRKKTEIENKHKQKGHMQDEATKRVEKLGEHIKTSEAALEDQKKLRSDLQSDVGISKDKIQNLQRELESISEQLGDAKVDKHEVSRTKKKTEIVENFKRLFPGVYDRMYNMCEPIHKRYNVAITKVLGKYMEAIVVDTEKTARQCIQYLKEQYLEPETFLPLDYIQAKPLKERLRNIQEPKNVKLLYDVLHFSPKDIDRAVLFATNNALVCETPEDANKVAYEMDKKARYDCVALDGTFYQKAGIISGGSLDLAKKAKRWDEKQMSQLKAQKEKLTEELRESLKKSRKESELNTVESQIRGLETRLKYSKNDFLETQKQISTLVVELEGLQNELNMFGPTITAIEKTMAERDQEIQNIKEKMNNVEDDVFASFCEQIGVSNIRQYEERELRSQQERAKKRMEFENQCNRIYNQLDFERQRDTESNVLRWERAVQDAEDKLESARQVESNQKMEIDHDETRMEQLKSERNMKKMEVDQKDDEIGKARREVGAIAKDIQAAQKQLNGIETKIEQKKADRHAILMQCKMEDIAIPMLHGNMEDIANETGGANNTESNIDSTLNSQQQYERERRITIDYGLLPEMLKDVDDDDIKKTSDKLTKSINDLQSTIQRIQAPNMKAIQKLYLAKEKLQETNEEFEQSRKKAKKAKTQFEKIKKERHDRFMSCFEHVANEIDPIYKSLAKNQSAQAFLGPENPEEPYLDGINYNCVAPGKRFQPMSNLSGGEKTVAALALLFAIHSFQPAPFFVLDEIDAALDNTNIGKVASYIRDKTSSLQTIVISLKEEFYSHADALIGICPDVGECLESKAVTLDLSVYPTHIN from the exons ATGCCGGCGTTTTTGAAGCATATCGAAGTGGATAACTTTAAGTCGTACAAAGGGAAACTTATTATCGGTCCTTTGAAATCGTTTACCGCTGTTATCGGACCAAATGGATCTG GAAAGTCCAACTTTATGGACGCCATCAGTTTCGTGATGGGAGAGAAAACAAGTAGTTTACGTGTGAAACGTTTTAGCGAGCTGATCCATGGAGCATCGATAGGAATGCCAGTTGCTCGAAG CGCATCTGTAACCGCTGTTTTTGAACTGGAAGATGGCAGTGAGAAAAGTTTTATGCGTTCTGTGCAAGGATCCTCCTCCGAACATAGAATAAATAATAGT GTTGTCACGAGTCAAGTATACTTGAATGAATTGGAACACCTTGGCATTAACGTGAAAGCAAAGAATTTTCTTGTATTTCAAGGAGCTGTTGAATCAATTGCTATGAAAAATCCGAAAGAGCGTACTGCACTGTTCGAAGAGATTAGTAATTCGGGAGCACTGAAAGCAGAGTATGAAAG ATTGAGGACAGAAATGTTGAAGGCAGAAGAGGAAACACAGTTCTCGTATCAGAAGAAAAAGGGGATCGCCGCTGAGAGAAAAGAAGCGAAACTAGAGAAGGAAGAAGCCGAGAAATATCAACGTTTGAAGGAAGAATACGTAGAGAAGCAAGTTGAATTGCAATTGTTTCGTTTGTTTCATAATGAGAAGAACACAGAGAGTTTAGAAGTGTTGCAAAAGAAAAAGCAACACGAGATCGAGAAgatagaaaagaagaaagagaaggcGGAGGAGGttttgaaagaaaagaaaaaagatgcTGGAAAGTTGGGAAGGGACCTCGCCAAAATCGAACAGGACATCAGAGAGGTGGAAGCGGACATAACAAAGAAAAGACCAACGTTTATCAAAGCGAAGGAACGCGTTGCGCATATGCAGAAGAAGGTAGAATCCGCACGGAAGTCATTGGCTCAAGCTCGCATCGCGGATGAAGCTCATAAGAAAGATATAAATGAGCTTCAGGAAGAATTGCGACAAGTGGAGGAAGCTAAAGCAGCCTACGAAGCAAGTATCGCTGGGCAATCGCAGCTGCAAGGAAGAGACGTACAACTTGAAGACGAACAG GTGAAGGAGTACAATCGTTTGAAAGAGGAAGCAGGCAAACAGTCGGCAAGGTATCTGCAACTCCTCGATTCCATTAATCGCGAACAAAAATCTGACCAAGACAGACTCGACAACGAAGGACGGAAGAAAACCGAGATAGAGAACAAGCACAAACAGAAAGGTCACATGCAAGACGAAGCTACGAAGAGAGTAGAGAAATTAGGGGAACATATTAAAACGTCGGAAGCTGCTTTGGAGGATCAGAAGAAGCTGAGATCTGATTTACAGTCGGACGTTGGTATTTCCAAAGATAAAATACAGAACCTTCAACGAGAATTGGAAAGTATTTCTGAGCAATTGGGCGACGCGAAGGTTGACAAGCACGAAGTGTCAAGGACTAAGAAGAAAAccgaaattgtagaaaattttaagCGTTTGTTCCCTGGGGTG TACGATCGTATGTATAATATGTGCGAACCTATTCACAAGAGGTACAATGTTGCAATTACTAAAGTTCTCGGTAAATACATGGAGGCGATTGTTGTCGATACAGAGAAAACAGCTAGACAGTGTATTCAGTACCTCAAAGAACAGTATCTCGAACCAGAAACGTTTCTTCCTCTCGATTATATTCAAGCGAAGCCATTGAAAGAAAGGCTTAG AAACATTCAAGAaccaaaaaatgtaaaattgttgTACGACGTCTTGCATTTTTCTCCAAAGGATATTGACAGGGCTGTGTTGTTTGCTACGAATAATGCTCTAGTGTGTGAAACGCCTGAGGATGCGAATAAAGTAGCTTATGAAATGGACAAAAAAGCAAGATACGAT TGTGTTGCGTTAGATGGAACGTTTTATCAAAAAGCTGGAATTATATCTGGCGGTAGTTTGGATCTTGCAAAGAAAGCGAAACGGTGGGACGAGAAACAAATGTCTCAACTGAAAGCACAGAAG GAAAAATTAACGGAAGAGTTACGCGAGTCTTTGAAAAAGTCTCGGAAAGAGTCCGAATTGAACACAGTTGAATCGCAAATACGTGGATTAGAAACACGGCTGAAGTATAGCAAGAATGATTTTCTTGAAACT CAAAAACAAATTTCAACACTCGTGGTAGAATTAGAAGGTTTACAGAATGAGTTGAACATGTTTGGG CCAACGATCACTGCTATTGAGAAAACTATGGCCGAAAGGGACCAagaaatacaaaatattaaagaGAAGATGAACAATGTCGAGGATGACGTATTCGCCAGTTTTTGCGAGCAAATAGGCGTGTCAAATATTCGCCAGTACGAAGAAAGAGAGTTAAG ATCACAACAGGAAAGAGCAAAGAAGAGAATGGAATTTGAGAACCAATGCAACCGCATATACAATCAATTAGATTTTGAGAGACAACGCGACACGGAGA GCAACGTTTTACGTTGGGAACGAGCGGTTCAAGATGCAGAAGACAAGCTCGAGTCTGCAAGGCAGGTTGAGTCTAATCAGAAAATGGAGATAGATCACGATGAGACTCGAATGGAACAATTGAAATCAGAACGGAACATGAAGAAAATGGAGGTTGACCAAAAGGACGATGAAATTGGCAAAGCGAGACGCGAGGTTGGGGCAATCGCGAAAGACATACAAGCTGCCCAGAAACAGTTGAACGGTATCGAAACGAAAATTGAGCAAAAGAAAGCTGACCGCCACGCTATACTGATGCAGTGCAAG ATGGAGGATATTGCAATCCCAATGCTCCACGGGAATATGGAGGACATTGCTAACGAGACGGGTGGAGCTAACAACACAGAATCAAATATTGACTCAACTTTGAATAGTCAGCAGCAATACGAACGAGAAAGACGAATCACCATCGATTATGGTCTTCTCCCTGAAATGTTGAAGGATGTGGACGATGACGATATCAAGAAAACCAGCGACAAACTAACGAAGTCGATTAACGATTTACAGAGTACCATTCAAAGAATTCAAGCTCCCAATATGaag GCGATACAAAAATTATATCTCGCCAAGGAGAAATTACAAGAGACAAACGAAGAATTCGAGCAGTCTCGGAAAAAGGCGAAGAAAGCGAAAACACAGTTCGAGAAAATCAAGAAAGAGAGGCACGACAGATTCATGTCATGTTTCGAGCACGTGGCCAACGAGATCGATCCGATTTACAAG AGTCTAGCAAAAAATCAGTCTGCCCAGGCGTTCCTTGGTCCAGAAAATCCAGAAGAACCATACCTGGATggtattaattataattgtgTTGCCCCGGGGAAAAGATTCCAGCCAATGTCGAATTTGTCTGGAGGAGAGAAAACTGTCGCCGCGTTGGCTTTATTGTTTGCAATTCATAG TTTCCAACCAGCACCATTTTTTGTATTGGATGAGATCGATGCCGCACTGGATAACACTAATATAGGAAAAGTTGCAAGTTACATACGTGACAAGACAAGCTCCTTGCAAACCATTGTTATATCTTTGAAGGAAGAGTTTTATTCCCACGCTGACGCGTTGATTGGCATTTGCCCTGAC gTTGGCGAGTGCTTAGAAAGTAAAGCAGTAACACTTGATCTATCTGTATATCCCACGCACATTAATTAA
- the Prx5 gene encoding peroxiredoxin 5 — translation MNQLINKAILISERSSFSCLVKGFRTSAQNMVIAVGDKLPEVDLFEDTPANKVNLAKIATGKKIVVFAVPGAFTPGCSKTHLPGYVQKSGDLRNKGIAEIFCISVNDPFVMAAWGKEHGAEGKVRMLADPAAKFSDALGLSVDLAVLGGKRSKRYSMLLENGVVKELNVEPDNTGLTCSLAENIKV, via the exons ATGAACCAGCTCATAAACAAAGCAATCCTCATCAGCGAACGATCGTCGTTCAGTTGTCTCGTCAAAGGATTTCGCACGTCCGCTCAAAACATGGTTATCGCT GTCGGTGACAAGCTTCCTGAAGTCGACCttttcgaggacacaccagctAACAAAGTGAATCTTGCCAAAATTGCAACTGGCAAGAAAATCGTGGTTTTCGCAGTGCCGGGAGCTTTTACGCCAGGTTGTTCAAAG ACGCATCTTCCAGGATATGTACAAAAATCAGGAGACTTGAGGAACAAAGGAATTGCAGAAATCTTTTGCATATCTGTAAATGATCCCTTTGTTATGGCTGCTTGGGGTAAAGAGCATGGGGCAGAGGGCAAG GTGAGAATGTTAGCAGACCCTGCAGCCAAGTTTTCAGATGCGTTAGGACTATCCGTAGATCTGGCTGTATTGGGTGGAAAGCGAAGCAAACGATATTCTATGCTTCTCGAGAACGGAGTGGTTAAAGAATTAAACGTCGAACCAGACAACACAGGACTCACTTGTTCCCTGGCtgaaaatattaaagtataa